From Mytilus edulis chromosome 9, xbMytEdul2.2, whole genome shotgun sequence, the proteins below share one genomic window:
- the LOC139487628 gene encoding L-gulonolactone oxidase-like: protein MGCGASSQAFHPVVVEHDRPSDSEQLKRCLKKALGDKKMVILELGDRDNDWIKDARCDDQIVMVDCKALYEEQIKNPKAKHIHPDLSEQGDIEDRLFKLQKRIGNSPSVQIETFENWGETQAIQVISSTPTTKEEIQKLVLAASEEGLRVRCAGTGHSWAPIFADSNQLLIYVKDMKSDYKDGSRIRISNRKKCEVDIMTGVTTGDCKKFQLKNKLHIPANVILDVVQMVSVVATGCHGVGWDANTPSDNVVKMRIIGSDGKLRTYTNDDKDMFRAISANFGCFGVIFDMTMRLIPEVIVKVENRYMDLDDLFFNAEKIQKLFEENWSVEIFWFPYNSLSLFDYNPKNDDVWIRVINKETKKVKTATQTYYDWKEVKDYLTQEALAIMSPIIAGNPSLTPLYAWSSFGALKKIIYPSGTQYQELPHAVHFRQFIDKAPVNDMEFAFDLRGDFHRLLKIIQVVVNKVDHYEEKDEYPLNIALEMRIMGHSDSLLCPGIIGNPDYGGSGHMLYIEVLSVVDTKGWEKFCIDVGTEWMALDGIPHLAKQWDFLPGVEDHIYKHMGQHIDAFREQLTKSGADPNGMFLNKSLRKLLRL from the exons ATGGGGTGCGGAGCATCGTCGCAGGCG TTTCATCCTGTAGTTGTCGAACATGATAGACCCAGTGATAGTGAACAACtaaaaagatgtttgaaaaaGGCGCTAGGAGACAAAAAGATGGTCATACTTGAACTTGGCGACAGAGATAATGATTGGATAAAAGATGCCAGATGTGATGATCAAATCGTCATGGTTGACTGCAAAGCATTGTATGAGGAACAG ATAAAGAATCCTAAAGCGAAGCATATTCACCCAGATTTGTCTGAACAG GGCGATATTGAAGATAGACTATTTAAGTTGCAAAAGAGAATTGGGAATTCCCCATCTGTACAGATAGAGACATTTGAAAATTGGGGAGAAACACAAGCTATTCAGGTTATTTCGTCTACTCCCACTACAAAAGAAGAAATACAGAAGTTAGTTTTAGCAGCATCTGAAGAAGGTTTGCGTGTAAGGTGTGCTGGAACTGGACACAGCTGGGCGCCAATTTTTGCAGACAGCAACCAGttacttatttatgttaaagATATGAAAAGCGACTACAAAGATGGATCAAGAATAAGAATATCTAAT CGCAAAAAATGTGAAGTGGACATCATGACCGGAGTAACGACAGGAGATTGTAagaaatttcaattaaaaaacaagTTACATATTCCAGCTAATGTTATTTTAGATGTTGTTCAGATGGTTAGCGTTGTAGCAACAGGTTGTCAC GGCGTAGGATGGGATGCAAACACACCAAGTGACAACGTAGTGAAAATGCGCATAATCGGAAGTGACGGAAAACTACGAACATATACAAATGACGACAAAGACATGTTTCGAGCTATCAGCGCTAACTTTGGATGTTTTGGAGTTATATTTGATATGACAATGAGACTCATTCCTGAGGTTATCGTCAAAGTAGAAAATCGATACATGGATTTAGATGATTTATTCTTCAATGcagaaaagatacaaaaattatttgaagaaaactgGTCGGTTGAAATATTTTGGTTTCCTTACAACTCACTCAGTCTTTTTGATTACAATCCAAAAAATGATGACGTCTGGATCCGCGTTATTAACAAAGAAACGAAGAAAGTCAAAACGGCAACTCAAACCTATTATGACTGGAAAGAAGTAAAAGATTATCTGACACAGGAAGCCTTGGCGATTATGTCACCGATTATAGCAGGCAATCCTTCTCTGACTCCACTTTATGCATGGTCATCATTTGGCGCGTTAAAGAAAATCATCTACCCGAGCGGTACACAGTATCAAGAACTTCCACACGCTGTACATTTTAG ACAATTCATTGATAAGGCTCCGGTAAATGACATGGAGTTTGCCTTCGATTTGAGAGGGGATTTCCATCGACTCTTAAAGATAATTCAAGTAGTTGTGAACAAGGTAGACCATTATGAGGAAAAAGATGAGTATCCATTGAACATTGCTTTGGAAATGCGTATTATGGGTCACAG CGACTCACTTCTGTGTCCTGGTATAATTGGAAATCCCGACTATGGCGGATCTGGTCACATGCTGTATATAGAAGTTTTAAGTGTCGTCGACACTAAAGGGTGGGAAAAGTTTTGTATTGATGTAGGAACAGAATGGATGGCTCTAGATGGTATTCCACATTTAGCTAAGCAGTGGGATTTTCTTCCCGGTGTCGAGGATCATATTTATAAG